A window of Littorina saxatilis isolate snail1 linkage group LG7, US_GU_Lsax_2.0, whole genome shotgun sequence contains these coding sequences:
- the LOC138971505 gene encoding uncharacterized protein — translation MAKMIFMPVVFLLVLCLRSKAQSQTVATCTSGGGQCDTIANAHCDTSKKECVCNDKYGPTTHKTSCKLLNGQPCSRDTMCVSDSCIDSGDGTMKCSDASVGVSLSCVLLVTAFLTSRVI, via the exons atgGCTAAAATGATTTTTATGCCTGTCGTCTTCCTGCTCGTCCTATGTCTTCGATCGAAAG CACAGAGCCAGACGGTTGCCACGTGCACGAGCGGAGGCGGACAGTGTGACACCATCGCCAACGCTCACTGTGACACGTCCAAAAAGGAATGCGTGTGCAATGATAAATACGGTCCGACAACACACAAAACCAGTTGCA AACTTCTGAATGGACAGCCATGCAGCCGGGACACcatgtgtgtcagtgacagttGTATCGACAGCGGAGACGGGACCATGAAATGCA GTGACGCATCTGTTGGTGTCTCCCTCTCGTGCGTCCTCCTGGTGACGGCATTTCTGACGTCACGTGTGATTTGA